GCAATCGGTTCGGTCGTTGCCGGATTGATAGTAGCAAATGTTTCTCCTGACTTGCTCCCAACCCAGCACCCACCGATATACATTTTCAATTGTTCCGTCAATTGAATTCCTCCCTGTTTCGTTTACGGGTTTGCAATAATGGAAGCCCGAGTGATCTCCCGGCTGGCCGATTTGTCCAGGGCAAGACCGATTTCCTCAAGGGTAAAATCCGCGTCGAGCATCTCGCCAAACGGATATTTGTCGATTGTCCTGGAAAGGAATTGCAATGCCTTATTCAAATACCAGGGATCATAACGCACAACCGGAATGATCTCAATCGATTTCCTGGTCATCAGTCCCGGATCAAAAGGAGTCATTTGTCCTGGTGAAATATTCCCGATACTGACGTAGCGACCGCCGGGACGAATGAGTTGAATTCCCTCATTAAATGCGGCTGGTACACCTGTCAATTCCATTCCCACATCGGCACCCTTGCCGCCAGTCAGTTGATATACCGCTTTGGCCCGTTTTTCAGTTGTATCATATTCTTTCATGTTGATCAGATGATCGGCTCCGAACTGCTTTGCTTTTTCCAAACGTCCGGGTACAGCGTCGATCACGATAACAGTCGCGCCAAACTCCTTGGCTACGGCTGCCGCATTCAGGCCCAGACCGCCGGCTCCCTGAATCACAATGGTTTCGCCATAACGCAAATGGGCTTTTTCAATCCCGAAATACACCTGGGATA
The sequence above is a segment of the Effusibacillus dendaii genome. Coding sequences within it:
- a CDS encoding zinc-binding dehydrogenase — translated: MTGKVAVMTEPGKLVFAQYDLPEAEPGAVLVKVIRTNVCGSELHIWQGHHPTKKSGVMGHEMVGQIERLGVGVETDFAGSPVQVGDRIAAAYFLTCRKCTPCQQGQFHLCENAYRFWTKDPEEAPHFHGSFATHYYIHPDQYFYKVPDNVPDSAAASANCALSQVYFGIEKAHLRYGETIVIQGAGGLGLNAAAVAKEFGATVIVIDAVPGRLEKAKQFGADHLINMKEYDTTEKRAKAVYQLTGGKGADVGMELTGVPAAFNEGIQLIRPGGRYVSIGNISPGQMTPFDPGLMTRKSIEIIPVVRYDPWYLNKALQFLSRTIDKYPFGEMLDADFTLEEIGLALDKSASREITRASIIANP